A stretch of DNA from Tachysurus vachellii isolate PV-2020 chromosome 4, HZAU_Pvac_v1, whole genome shotgun sequence:
TGGAGGAAATTTACtacaattaaaggtggggtctccgatgtttgaaagccaatgttgacatttgaaatcaccaaaacaaacacgcccctaacccaaacggttcccacccctgtatcgatagctccgcccacacacacacacacataacccaggcaactaagggaaagaaatgtgtctatcataactgaagggaagaacaatacgattgcagataaacaaacaagcaaaaatgacacacaagcataatcatgcaaaggacaaaggcatatattagttctgtgtaacaaagcaaaaccaacgttactcacctatcaagaaggaaaaatgcgcctcggcgtcttaagtaaagttggccgcatattcacagattggagtttcccgagtcaataactcctgagctaaacgctgttactagcaaaacacggttgtagctgcgtctctacattactacgatagaaaagaggtgttatttgtgtagtaacagcgtttaactcaggagttatttactcaggaaactccaatctgtgaatatgcgccaacttcctgctccttcagttctctccagcgctggaaagctgatcctatattaacacgggtcctacttcttgccttatcgtaagcctttcttcgctttctttctttgtttttatcctccatgtcaatgttaaaccactttctgctgtcacacatgcgcactgaacactctctccggccataatgacaagacacgcccttgTCATaatgacaagacacgcccctttctgctcattggctacacgtttgttttgatttttgttttgttgtcccgactcagttttctgaagcatttctcaaacatacCCCATCTTTAATCAATTAACCAACAGAAAGTGTTTAGCATGTACGCATTTAAGGTTCTACATCCTGACAAAGAAGCAATTAAGAACCTTCAGGGACATCAGTGCTCTGAAACAACAGTGCTACAGAGTTTCCCAGATATTATTCCCTATGGCAATCAATCATCATCTCCAGCTTACTCTGAGCCTTCTCTCGTTGGAAAGAACATCGGCGTATGACGAACCGTCATCTGTTTCCACATGGTTCCCGTTAGACAAAGGTGTTTCTGTATTTTCGATGTCCGTTGTCTCTACATGACTGTTTGAATCCTACAAAAAGGTCAAAAGATCCACAGAATATGTAACATAGATGAGAAATGATACAAATGATTGAAGAATGCTTTAAGAGAAAGGCACACCTTTGTCTCTTTGGACTGATAGAGGAATGATCTTGTCAATACTGGAGGTGGTGGCCTGGCAGGAGCTACATCCTACTGACAAAAGTGCATTCAAGTTATAAAAACTTTGTAAAAATTAAACTAGTTCTGTGCTGTGAAACTCAGTACCTTAGCTGGCGACTTGTCAGACAACACATCTATGTATGTAGGAATGTTTTGATTCTCCAGCGATAGATTACATGTTTTAGCTTGTAATTCGTCTGTGGGCCTGAGCCTGGAAAGTCGTAAGGTTCGTAGCTTTGAGGGGTCAGGTTGTGGTGGACGAGCTGGACATTTAGGTTTCTGACTTGCTTCCTAAAAGAACACATTTGGTACAACATTTTTGTACAAGAATAAGTGCACATTATACACTGTAAACATTGAGCTGTGAGTCTATTCAATACAGAGCCACAATAAATTAAACTCAATAAAATACTCACTTGCgacattccttccttccttctgaaTGTCTCTTTACCCCCTGCTAGTAGCTTCTTTCTGCTATGTTATCATATATCAAAGAGAAAGTACAGTTTCGGATTTCGTACCTCTGTGTATCTCAGCATATTTCTGACTGCCAGGCTTTCccaaaaacacatacatatcTTCACACGTGACATTGTAGAACCTGTTTACCAGCCTACATAGCAGACATTGTTCACGCTAAACATGCTAAGGCTGTCAAAACATGCAACCATGCAAttttaacacacattttaacacacCCTTAGTGCCTTACCTTCATTGCTCTCGTTTTTTAGGACTTCCTGTTGGTATTTTCCCTCAGGGgaattaccactatcatcattTTAAGGACCTTTTGAGTACTTTATTAACTCGTGAGCCTCTTGAAAGTCCAAGGTACCGAATCAACTTGACATGACTTCATACACAGAACTTCACCTTAGAGTATCGTAAGCAAGAACAATAACAGGAACTGGGTTTCCTGAAGAAGAGATAAGGCCAATCACAAAGAATTTCACAAAATAAGCTCCATACAGACATGATTTGTTGAGTTTGAAGGTGAACAACTCACATGCCCTGCACAGAGACCTGATTCTGACTCAATcccactgaacatctttgaGATAAACCAAAGCCTGAACACCCCAAGGTTCCTAAAGTTCTTGTgtctgaatgatcacaaatcctcatagccacgctccaacatctagtggaaaggaTTTACAGAAGAGCTTATGATTGATGATTGCACATAGGTTTGATGATCAGGTGTTTAGTTACTTCCTATGGAGAGTTTCACTGGTTCTATTTGTACAAGTATAATCATCCTCTGGGATCTCGCCATTCTTTCTACTATCTGTTACCATGCCTGTAGGAAATGCCTGatggaaatgctttttttttttatttcctttgtctAAGTGTATCTATCTAACTAAACTGGAAGAGCAACACGTCTGAAACTTCCTGATACTGTGAACTGGGTAAGATTTGAAATGTCCAATCAGCTCGAAGTTATCGTTTCATATTGCTCAAAAGATATAGGGAAATACTTTTCACAGGGAAATTACTTTCCTGTACCATTCCTCAAAACAATTTGTCTTTTATCCCTCTATTGcagtggtgtccaatcttatccacacctgaagccacacctgattccacctatttaatcagttgttcttggcttttagtagactctggtgtggcttctgcttggctggaatgaaaacctgcacccacaccggccctttccggataagattggacaccactgCACTATTGTAATGCTGTTTTCCTTAAATCACTATTTTTAATGCATCGTTACAGAACAAGCACAAAATACATGAAACATGACCATCATCAACAAttctatatttttctttaacatttttgaTCTGTACATTAATGTTAGATTACACTGTGCATCCACCATGCAAGTCCATTTAAATCAGCAGTTATTATAGAAATGACGAtgtattatttatctatctatctatctagatgtGTTCAGCAACATGTATTACATCCAAATTCTTTATCAACAATACCCTGAACAATTATAAAACATAACCACAGCTTTTAACAAACCATCAAACCTTTATTtggggggagaaaaaaacaaaacaaaaaaacccccacaaacTGAAATCTCTGAAGGTTTCACAAACATGGAAATAggatttctgtgtgtctgtccatgTGACTTCTCCAGATATTTTCCTGGAAAGCAAGATTCCTCCTCTACTAGATCATCACATAAGTGTCCACAGATAAGTGAGATTAAAGCTTAGAAAAGTATTCCTCTTGGAACTTTTGGAATTCTGCCTCTGTGAAAATGGATCGTTTTTCTTGTTTCTTGATGGGTTTCTCTGGATGGTACCGGGACTGACGTCCTGCATTCTGCTGCACGATCTGAAGTACAGAGGAGGAGACTATGAGCTTCAATAACAGAAAATGCATTTACTGTATTCAAAGATATGATTACTGTTAAATCAAAAAGTCTAGACTATAAACTCCTAGATTAAATTTGCACAGAGTAGTAGCTTCTCCGagactaaaaataaaaccatgtaCAGTATCATGCAAAAATTTTTCaaaattgatcatattgcaaAGAAAACTCAAATCATCATATCTGCAGTTGTGTATAGGTGCACTGTGCTAGAATATTCTAAGGAAAACATTAAGTAGATTATTCCAGGCATTTTTAAGAACCTGCTTTCTTGTCAAATATATGctcgtttctttttttaattttttagttgtttttattaagaaacactttttttgtttaaatatactcaaattaaacaataaaacacaaaagcttTCTGTAACATTAAACTtttcaaactgaaaaaaattttttttagaaaacaaattttaaaaagcatacacatttatgtaacattaaaccagacaaaaaaagaaataaattaaaaactaaatttgACATAGtgcctaaaataaataatataaaaagataaaaaaaatactgacaaaTTAAAATTGTAACTGAGCTGTAAAAACagcactgaattaaaaaaaaaaaacaaaaaaaaaaactgtacatttatacTCAAACTAAATAGGATATAATTTAATTTGAGCAAATGTGGTCAAGtaaaaaaccaaaccaaacaactTACTTTTGCCCAATTATAATTAATCCCAAAATTTCtcattaaaattgtatttttattttcagaaagctTTACTACTGAACACGCTACAGTGCCgaattgtgactgtgttgtgtgaaaGCTTACAACAACTTAAAATAACAATGCCAAgggtgtgcaaaaaaaataattcaaatacattcactttaaatatatacttGGCCTCTCTAAGCTAGACTGTATATCCAGTTTAtttccacaacacaacacctcTGTGtggcaaaatatttttaacatgcAACAGACTGGATGTTTAAATACCTTCTTGGTACAGCTTTCCTTCATCTTATAGCTGGTTCCCAGGAAGTACTTCAGGTTGTGATCGAGTTGacttttcttctgcttttttctGTATTCCTCTACAATGAGAAAACAAGCATACGGACGTTAAAAAGTGCATCGTTTCTGCCTGTAGTTCACGCAATATGAATTCGATCACTCACCTAAGGCGTTcttaatctgtttgtttttgactGTAGCATTGTTTTTTCTGGTTGTGTTGTGGGTCTGCAGTCGGCGGACCTGCTTCCTAACACCCTGCTTATTGGTGCTGATCTGATCCATCACTGATGTCTTCCTGgggctcttcttcttcttctgctcctTGGGCACAACttcaaaaaaagaataaacacacacaatgttgagTTGATTTCAATTGTGTTCATTAAATGACATAATTATAATCAATATATGAGCATGACTCCACCATTAAAGTGACCAAAGTTCAGAATTCAAGAACTGAATGATCAAAAgcaatacaaacatatttttttatggaACTGAGTCCATGGATCTACACAAAATCTATGCCATACGAGCAGGAAACATGCCAAATATGATCCTCAAATATACCTTCAAGTATTTGAAAATGAGATAAAGTGGAATATTGTTATGTTTCTGAGATCTTGGTGATCCATTAGCTAACTAGGCTATAATCAGTTGGCTAGCTACTAAAGTTCCTGACTATAAAACGCAAGATTTACCTTTAAGATCTGCATTAAGTAGTTCGAGCCCCCTTTTTAACAATGAAATCGACATGGTGCGATATTTAAACTGATATTAAATGTTATAGGATGTAAATTCTGCAAAAGAAAACTGATATTTTGTTAGCGCTACTAGTACTTCCGCAGCATGTGGTTCGTTTGTGTGTCGCACTTTTTAGAGGTCGTCTAAAAACCATGAACGTGGCGAAAGATTCCACATAAGAATGACTGGAGTGCAGTGGATTAGTAGGATTTaatttgcaaaacaaaataacaaatggttaacacagataataataaatattaaatattttatggtCA
This window harbors:
- the rps19bp1 gene encoding ribosomal protein S19 binding protein 1, with the translated sequence MSISLLKRGLELLNADLKVVPKEQKKKKSPRKTSVMDQISTNKQGVRKQVRRLQTHNTTRKNNATVKNKQIKNALEEYRKKQKKSQLDHNLKYFLGTSYKMKESCTKKIVQQNAGRQSRYHPEKPIKKQEKRSIFTEAEFQKFQEEYFSKL